A genomic stretch from Musa acuminata AAA Group cultivar baxijiao unplaced genomic scaffold, Cavendish_Baxijiao_AAA HiC_scaffold_1138, whole genome shotgun sequence includes:
- the LOC135671190 gene encoding uncharacterized protein LOC135671190 codes for MASSYDYDDASLDSRYTRPPSAGQGSAGTDQGYDPNFVPDSVKTFVVHLYRHIREKNVYEIHQMYDGSFQRLSDRMFRESPWPSVEAIAPYVDNDHVFCLLYREMWFRHLYARLSPTGRQRVESWDNYCSLFSVVLHGVVNMQLPNQWLWDMVDEFVYQFQSYCQYRAKLKNKTEEELQLLRQYDQAWNVYGVLNYLQALVEKSAITDVLEREKEGLEQFAATDGYDYEGGTSNVLKMLGYYSMIGLLRVHCLLGDYHTGLKCLAPIDISQQGVYNVVIGSHISTIYHYGFANLMLRRYVEAIREFNKILLYILKYKQFHQKSPQYDQILKKNEQMYALLAICLSLCPQNNLVEENVNSQLRDKYNEKMTKMLRYDDEAYAVYDELFTYACPKFITPSAPVLEEPLTNYNQDAYRLQLKLFLYEVKQQQLLSGVRSFLKLYSTISIGKLAAYMEVDEPTLRTILMTYKHKMHAVDGDGKIIPNADVDFYISEDIVHVVESKPTKRYGDYFLRQILKFEEMIGELDRIKMD; via the exons ATGGCGAGCTCGTATGACTACGATGATGCCTCTCTCGACTCCCGGTACACGCGGCCGCCGTCAGCCGGTCAGGGAAGCGCCGGCACGGATCAGGGGTATGACCCTAACTTCGTGCCGGACTCCGTGAAGACCTTCGTGGTTCACCTCTATCGCCACATCCGGGAGAAGAACGTGTACGAGATCCACCAGATGTACGACGGCAGCTTCCAGCGGCTCAGCGACCGGATGTTCCGGGAGAGCCCCTGgccctccgtcgaggccatcgcccCCTACGTCGACAACGACCACGTCTTCTGCCTCCTCTACCGTGAGATGTGGTTCCGTCACCTCTACGCCCGGCTCTCCCCCACGGGGCGGCAGCGGGTGGAGTCGTGGGACAACTACTGCAGCCTCTTCTCGGTCGTGCTCCACGGAGTCGTGAACATGCAGCTTCCCAACCAATGGCTGTGGGATATGGTGGATGAGTTCGTCTACCAGTTCCAGTCATACTGTCAGTACCGGGCCAAGCTCAAGAACAAGACTGAGGAGGAACTGCAACTGCTCCGGCAGTACGATCAG GCATGGAATGTGTATGGGGTTCTCAATTACTTGCAAGCTTTGGTGGAGAAATCAGCCATAACTGATGTATTGGAAAGGGAAAAAGAAGGCTTGGAACAATTTGCTGCTACtgatggatatgattatgaaggaGGGACTAGCAATGTTCTGAAAATGTTAGGTTATTATAGCATGATTGGGCTACTGAGGGTACATTGCCTTCTGGGAGATTATCATACTGGTTTAAAGTGTTTGGCTCCCATCGACATCAGTCAACAAGGTGTTTACAATGTTGTAATAGGAAGCCACATATCCACCATATATCACTATGGGTTTGCAAACTTAATGCTGCGAAG GTATGTTGAAGCGATACGTGAATTCAATAAGATACTACTGTATATTCTCAAGTACAAGCAGTTTCATCAGAAGTCACCACAGTATGATCAGATACTGAAGAAAAATGAGCAGATGTATGCATTGTTGGCAATTTGCCTTTCTTTGTGCCCTCAGAACAATCTTGTTGAGGAGAATGTGAATTCACAGTTGAGGGATAAGTACAATGAGAAGATGACAAAGATGCTGAGGTATGATGACGAAGCATATGCTGTGTATGATGAGCTCTTCACATATGCCTGTCCCAAATTTATAACTCCATCAGCTCCAGTTCTGGAGGAACCTCTTACGAATTACAACCAG GATGCTTACAGACTTCAGTTGAAGTTGTTTCTCTATGAAGTAAAGCAACAACAGTTGCTTTCCGGTGTTCGCAGTTTCTTGAAGTTGTACTCAACCATATCAATAGGGAAACTTGCTGCATACATGGAGGTGGACGAACCCACTTTGAG AACCATCTTGATGACATACAAACACAAGATGCATGCCGTTGATGGTGACGGAAAGATCATTCCAAATGCAGATGTGGACTTCTATATTAGTGAG